Proteins encoded together in one Falco biarmicus isolate bFalBia1 chromosome 4, bFalBia1.pri, whole genome shotgun sequence window:
- the TXNRD3 gene encoding thioredoxin reductase 3 has protein sequence MPPPGQTQLPDWDGLKLRVRTLIASHRVMIFSKSYCPYCNKVKELFRSLHVEYYALELDVTADGPSIQQVLAELTNQRTVPNVFVNGTHVGGCDSTYQAYHDGSLQKLLGDSKDAEPYDYDLIIIGGGSGGLACSKEAATLGKKVMVLDYVVPTPLGTSWGLGGTCVNVGCIPKKLMHQAALLGQALQDSRKYGWQYEEQVKHNWGIMVEAIQNYIGSLNWGYRVSLREKSVTYLNSYGEFIEPHKIKATNRKGQVTYHTAETFVLATGERPRYLGIPGDKEYCITSDDLFSLPYCPGKTLVVGASYVALECAGFLAGLGLDVTVMVRSILLRGFDQEMAEKIGAHMETHGVKFIRKFVPVQVEQLEEGMPGRLKVTAKSTEGPEIFEEEYNTVLIAIGRDACTRNLGLETIGVKINEKNGKIPVNDEEQTNVPYVYAIGDILDGKLELTPVAIQAGKLLARRLYGGSSTKCDYINVPTTVFTPLEYGSCGLAEERAIEEYGKQNLEVYHSLFWPLEWTVPGRDNNTCYAKIICSKHDNNRVIGFHVLGPNAGEITQGFAAAIKCGLTKELLDETIGIHPTCGEVFTTMDITKSSGQDITQRGC, from the exons ATGCCGCCGCCGGGCCAGACCCAGCTCCCGGACTGGGACGGCCTGAAGCTCCGCGTGCGGACCCTCATCGCCTCGCACCGCGTCATGATCTTCAGCAAGAGTTACTGCCCCTACTGCAATAAg GTGAAAGAGCTCTTCCGCTCTCTGCATGTGGAGTACTATGCTTTGGAACTTGATGTAACTG CTGATGGACCCAGTATTCAGCAAGTGTTAGCAGAGCTAACTAATCAGAGGACAGTGCCTAATGTATTTGTGAATGGAACCCACGTAGGTGGCTGTGATTCAACTTACCAG gcTTATCACGATGGATCACTGCAGAAACTTCTTGGCGATAGCAAGGATGCAGAACCCTATGATTATGACCTCATTATTATCGGTGGTGGCTCAGGTGGACTTGCGTGTTCCAAG GAAGCTGCtaccttgggaaaaaaagtaatggtATTAGATTATGTTGTTCCAACGCCTCTTGGAACCTCATGGG GACTTGGTGGCACGTGTGTAAATGTAGGCTGCATTCCTAAGAAGCTAATGCATCAGGCAGCACTTCTGGGTCAAGCACTCCAGGATTCAAGGAAGTACGGATGGCAGTATGAAGAACAAG TGAAACATAACTGGGGGATCATGGTAGAAGCAATTCAAAACTACATTGGTTCTTTAAACTGGGGCTATCGAGTGTCCTTAAGAGAGAAGTCTGTGACATACCTCAATTCTTATGGGGAATTCATTGAACCACACAAAATTAAG GCAACTAATAGAAAAGGACAAGTAACCTATCACACAGCAGAGACTTTTGTCCTGGCGACAGGAGAGAGGCCGAGATATCTGGGTATCCCTGGAGATAAAGAATATTGTATTACAAG tgatgacctcttctccctgccttACTGCCCTGGCAAAACTCTTGTTGTGGGTGCTTCCTATGTGGCTCTAGAGTGTGCAGGATTTCTTGCTGGTCTAGGTCTAGACGTCACAGTGATGGTGCGTTCCATACTCCTTCGGGGCTTTGACCAAGAAATGGCGGAAAAAATAGGTGCTCACATGGAAACACACGGCGTAAAGTTCATCAGGAAGTTTGTACCTGTTCAG GTTGAACAGCTGGAGGAAGGCATGCCTGGAAGACTTAAAGTGACAGCAAAATCTACTGAGGGACCAGAAATCTTTGAAGAAGAATATAACACT GTGTTGATAGCCATTGGTCGTGATGCGTGTACCAGAAATCTTGGTTTAGAGACAATTGGTGTCAAAATCAATGAAAA gaatggaaaaatacCTGTAAATGATGAAGAACAAACCAATGTGCCTTATGTTTATGCTATTGGAGATATATTGGATGGAAAGCTTGAACTTACCCCAGTTGCCATTCAGGCAGGAAAACTGCTAGCCCGTAGACTTTATGGTGGTAGTTCCACAAAG tgtgaCTATATCAATGTACCAACGACAGTGTTTACTCCTTTAGAGTATGGCAGCTGTGGGTTAGCTGAAGAAAGAGCCATAGAAGAATATGGAAAGCAAAACTTGGAG GTTTATCACAGTTTGTTCTGGCCACTTGAATGGACAGTACCAGGCAGAGATAACAATACTTGTTACGCAAAAATTATCTGCAGTAAACATGACAAT AATCGTGTGATAGGATTTCATGTTCTTGGCCCTAATGCTGGTGAAATTACCCAAGGTTTTGCTGCTGCCATAAAATGTGGTCTCACCAAAGAATTACTTGATGAAACAATTGGTATCCATCCAACTTGTGGAGAG GTGTTCACTACAATGGATATTACAAAATCTTCAGGACAAGACATCACTCAAAGGGGCTGCTGA